A portion of the Bacteroides faecium genome contains these proteins:
- a CDS encoding metallophosphoesterase, whose product MKVKSLFILLLFSICTVIQAQIADYSIFDKKFNFYIANDLGRNGYYDQKPIAEQMGTMAEEIGPEFVLATGDIHHFEGVRSVNDPLWMTNYELIYSHPELMIDWFPVLGNHEYRGNTQAVLDYTNVSRRWSMPARYYTKAFEEKGATIRIIWLDTAPLIDKYRNETDQYPDACKQDASEQLAWLDSVLTNAKEDWIIVAGHHPIYAYTPKDESERLDMQKRVDSILRKHKVDMYICGHIHNFQHIRVSGSDIDYIVNSAGSLARKVEPIEGTKFCSPEPGFSVCSIDKKELNLRMIDKKGNVLYTVTRKK is encoded by the coding sequence ATGAAGGTAAAAAGTTTATTCATTCTTCTCCTGTTCTCCATCTGTACAGTCATCCAGGCACAGATAGCTGACTATTCCATTTTTGACAAGAAATTCAACTTCTACATTGCCAATGACCTGGGTCGCAACGGCTACTATGACCAAAAGCCAATCGCCGAACAAATGGGCACAATGGCGGAAGAGATCGGTCCCGAATTTGTACTTGCCACCGGAGATATTCATCATTTCGAAGGAGTACGCAGCGTGAACGACCCGCTGTGGATGACCAACTACGAACTCATCTACTCTCATCCGGAACTGATGATTGACTGGTTTCCCGTCTTAGGCAACCACGAATATCGTGGAAACACGCAGGCCGTACTGGATTACACCAACGTCAGCCGTCGCTGGTCAATGCCTGCCCGTTACTACACGAAAGCGTTCGAAGAAAAAGGTGCTACCATCCGCATCATTTGGCTCGATACGGCTCCGCTCATTGACAAATACCGCAACGAAACCGACCAATATCCTGATGCCTGCAAGCAAGACGCCAGCGAACAGTTGGCATGGCTGGATTCCGTACTGACCAATGCCAAAGAAGACTGGATTATCGTAGCCGGACATCATCCGATTTATGCCTACACACCGAAAGATGAAAGCGAGCGCCTGGATATGCAGAAACGTGTAGATTCTATTTTGCGGAAACATAAAGTAGATATGTACATTTGCGGACATATCCATAACTTCCAGCATATCAGAGTCTCCGGAAGCGATATCGACTATATCGTCAATTCGGCCGGTTCACTGGCACGCAAAGTAGAGCCGATTGAAGGCACCAAGTTCTGTAGCCCCGAACCGGGTTTCTCTGTCTGTTCCATCGACAAGAAAGAACTTAATTTACGTATGATTGATAAAAAGGGAAATGTGCTTTACACAGTCACCCGAAAGAAATAA
- a CDS encoding mechanosensitive ion channel family protein yields the protein MEINRIKRLVLVLLVSSFAMGAQAQLEQAVKKIFAGDTIAETHPALKRDSDSAYVAGLQKTLEESRLNEANMRMEMEQMKLQMATADSVKYAQQRQRIDSLRQFTKGIPVVADGDTLFYLFTKRGGYTPQQRAQMTGAAVEELGKRFNLRPDSVSIDHSDIVSDLMYGNKVLLSLTDQDALWEGVSRDSLAKERRENVVSKLHEMKAEHSIWRMAKRILYFVLVIVGQYLLFRLTNWLFHKLKARILRLKDTKIKPVSIQGYELLDTQKQANLLVFLASVGRYILMALQLLFTVPLIFIIFPQTEGLAYRLLGYIWNPIRGIFVSIVDYIPKLFTIIVIWYAVKYLVRLVLYLAREVEAGRLKFNGFYPDWAMPTFHIIRFLLYAFMIAMIYPYLPGASSGVFQGISVFVGLIVSLGSSTVIGNIIAGLVITYMRPFKMGDRIKLNDTIGNIIEKTPLVTRIRTPKNEVVTVPNSFIMSSHTVNYSTSAREYGLIIHTEVSIGYDVPWRRVNPLLIEAALNTPGVVDDPRPFVLETSLSDWYPVYQINAYIKDANRMSQIYSDLYQNIQDKFNEAGIEIMSPHYMAVRDGNETTTPKDDLSRSKSSDTAEKA from the coding sequence ATGGAAATAAATAGAATAAAAAGATTAGTACTGGTGTTGCTGGTGTCTTCCTTTGCAATGGGGGCTCAGGCACAGTTGGAACAAGCTGTTAAAAAGATATTTGCCGGAGATACCATAGCCGAGACACATCCCGCTTTGAAGCGGGATTCGGACTCTGCCTATGTGGCAGGCCTGCAAAAGACATTGGAAGAATCCCGGCTCAATGAAGCGAACATGCGCATGGAAATGGAGCAGATGAAACTCCAGATGGCTACCGCCGATTCCGTGAAATACGCTCAGCAACGTCAACGCATCGACTCTTTGCGTCAGTTCACGAAGGGAATACCTGTAGTGGCGGATGGCGATACCTTATTCTATCTTTTTACCAAACGTGGCGGATATACTCCCCAGCAACGGGCGCAAATGACAGGCGCGGCAGTTGAGGAACTGGGAAAACGCTTCAATCTCCGTCCCGATTCTGTTTCTATCGACCATTCGGATATTGTCTCCGATTTGATGTATGGCAATAAGGTGTTGCTTTCCCTTACAGACCAGGATGCATTGTGGGAAGGGGTTTCCCGCGACTCTCTAGCCAAAGAGAGACGGGAGAATGTTGTCTCCAAACTGCATGAGATGAAGGCTGAACATAGCATTTGGCGGATGGCAAAGCGGATTCTTTATTTCGTACTGGTGATTGTCGGACAGTATTTACTTTTCCGTCTCACAAACTGGCTGTTCCATAAATTGAAAGCACGCATCCTGCGTTTGAAGGATACGAAGATAAAGCCTGTCTCTATTCAAGGATATGAATTGCTTGATACCCAGAAGCAAGCCAACCTGCTGGTCTTTCTCGCCAGTGTAGGGCGGTATATCCTGATGGCGTTGCAACTGCTGTTCACCGTTCCTCTTATTTTTATTATATTCCCGCAGACAGAAGGGCTGGCATACCGATTGCTGGGATATATATGGAATCCGATTCGGGGTATCTTTGTCAGTATCGTGGATTATATTCCCAAGTTGTTCACTATCATCGTTATCTGGTATGCGGTGAAGTATCTGGTGCGTCTGGTGCTTTATCTGGCACGTGAGGTAGAGGCGGGACGCCTTAAATTTAACGGTTTCTACCCGGACTGGGCGATGCCGACTTTCCATATCATCCGATTTCTGCTTTATGCATTTATGATTGCGATGATTTACCCTTATCTGCCGGGGGCTAGTTCCGGTGTGTTCCAGGGAATCTCCGTCTTTGTCGGATTGATTGTTTCGCTCGGCTCAAGTACGGTTATCGGTAATATCATTGCCGGACTGGTGATTACCTATATGCGTCCGTTCAAGATGGGCGACCGGATTAAGTTGAACGATACCATCGGAAATATTATAGAAAAAACTCCTCTTGTCACCCGTATCCGTACACCTAAAAATGAAGTGGTCACCGTGCCTAATTCATTTATCATGTCATCGCATACGGTGAATTACAGTACTTCGGCGCGTGAGTATGGTTTGATTATCCACACTGAAGTGTCGATAGGTTATGATGTGCCTTGGCGACGGGTGAATCCTTTGCTGATTGAAGCGGCATTGAATACCCCGGGTGTGGTGGATGACCCGCGTCCGTTCGTGCTTGAAACTTCACTGAGCGACTGGTATCCGGTCTATCAGATTAATGCCTATATCAAGGATGCCAACCGGATGTCGCAAATTTATTCGGATTTGTATCAGAATATCCAGGATAAGTTCAATGAAGCGGGAATAGAAATCATGTCACCGCATTACATGGCTGTGCGGGATGGAAACGAGACGACGACTCCAAAAGATGACCTGAGTAGAAGTAAGTCTTCGGATACTGCTGAAAAGGCATAA
- a CDS encoding calcium/sodium antiporter, translated as MNILFLIGGLILILLGANGLTDGSASVAKRFRIPPIVIGLTIVAFGTSAPELTVSVSSALKGSADIAIGNVVGSNIFNTLMIVGCTALFAPIVITRNTLRKEIPLCILSSIVLLVCANDVFLDKASENILNRVDGLLLLCFFAIFMGYTFAIARTPSTPVAGDAQHPAPPAEEDEIKLLPWWKSTLYILGGLAALIYGGQLFVNGATGIARNLGVSESIIGLTLVAAGTSLPELATSIVAALKKNPEIAIGNVIGSNLFNIFFVLGCSASITPLRLSGITNFDLFTLVGSCILLWFFGLFFAKRTITRIEGSIMILCYVAYTVVLIYNT; from the coding sequence ATGAATATATTGTTTCTTATAGGAGGACTTATCCTCATTCTTTTAGGAGCTAACGGATTAACGGACGGCTCGGCTTCAGTAGCCAAACGCTTTCGTATCCCGCCCATCGTTATCGGGCTTACCATCGTCGCATTCGGTACTTCCGCCCCGGAACTGACGGTCAGTGTTTCTTCCGCCCTCAAAGGCAGTGCGGATATTGCCATAGGTAATGTGGTGGGAAGTAATATCTTCAACACACTGATGATTGTAGGTTGCACCGCCCTGTTTGCCCCGATTGTCATCACCCGGAATACACTAAGAAAGGAGATACCGCTCTGCATACTTTCTTCTATCGTCCTGCTGGTCTGCGCCAATGATGTCTTTTTGGATAAAGCGTCGGAGAATATTCTGAACAGGGTAGACGGTTTATTGCTACTTTGTTTCTTCGCCATCTTCATGGGATATACCTTCGCCATTGCCCGTACTCCGTCCACGCCTGTGGCAGGTGATGCACAGCACCCCGCCCCGCCTGCCGAGGAAGATGAAATCAAATTGCTTCCGTGGTGGAAATCCACCCTTTATATCCTTGGCGGACTCGCCGCACTTATTTATGGCGGACAATTATTCGTCAATGGAGCTACGGGTATTGCCCGCAACCTGGGTGTAAGCGAATCCATTATCGGCTTGACGCTGGTAGCCGCAGGTACTTCCCTGCCGGAACTTGCCACTTCCATCGTAGCCGCACTGAAAAAGAATCCCGAGATTGCCATTGGAAATGTGATCGGCAGCAATCTCTTTAATATCTTCTTCGTACTGGGATGCAGTGCCAGCATTACCCCGCTCCGCCTAAGCGGAATCACTAATTTCGACTTATTCACGCTGGTAGGTTCGTGTATCCTGCTTTGGTTCTTCGGGCTGTTCTTTGCCAAACGGACGATTACACGAATAGAGGGAAGTATCATGATACTTTGCTATGTGGCATATACAGTGGTGCTGATTTATAATACATAA
- a CDS encoding ATP-binding protein: MKICRDIIERLKQWKDSENRKPILLKGARQTGKTWIMSEFGKECFEYVAEFNFDKTEELNSIFEKTKDINRILKELMLFTEVPIEPGKTLIIFDEIQMCEGALNSLKYFCEDAPQYHVIAAGSLLGVAIRRKKMSVPVGKVQILKMFPVTFKEFLLASDERTYQYVDTLSSLEALPEIILNKLELEYKRYLICGGMPEAVTALLENKGMQTVEDTLQNILDLYTLDFSKYASPVDIPRIDSLWSSLPSQLAKENRKFIYRIVKTGARAREYEDALLWLEEAGLIYRIFNVSKPGLPLSAYQDLSAFKVYACDCGLLRRLAKLSPEVILSGNYSYTEFKGALTENAILQSLVSGNNDVMPYYWSSENRAEVDFVLQFPTMVVPVEVKSDTRISGKSLSVYTNKFNPPFRIRFSMNNLKENDGLLSCPIPLTDWLYKIINLMTTGKNK; the protein is encoded by the coding sequence ATGAAAATTTGTAGAGATATTATTGAGCGTTTGAAGCAATGGAAGGATAGCGAAAACCGTAAACCTATTCTTCTGAAAGGTGCGCGCCAAACTGGGAAAACATGGATCATGTCAGAATTTGGAAAGGAGTGTTTCGAATATGTAGCTGAGTTTAATTTTGATAAAACAGAGGAACTCAACAGTATTTTTGAGAAGACCAAGGACATAAACCGGATTCTGAAAGAATTGATGCTTTTCACAGAAGTGCCCATTGAACCGGGAAAGACACTTATTATCTTTGATGAGATTCAAATGTGTGAAGGAGCGTTGAATAGTTTGAAGTATTTTTGTGAAGATGCTCCACAGTATCATGTGATTGCTGCCGGTTCATTGCTGGGAGTCGCCATTCGTAGAAAGAAGATGTCCGTACCTGTGGGTAAAGTACAGATTCTAAAAATGTTTCCTGTCACTTTTAAAGAATTTCTGTTGGCCTCTGACGAACGTACTTATCAATATGTGGATACTTTAAGCTCTTTGGAGGCTTTGCCGGAAATCATTCTCAATAAACTGGAGCTGGAATATAAAAGATATCTTATCTGTGGTGGTATGCCGGAAGCAGTTACTGCATTGTTGGAAAATAAAGGAATGCAAACGGTGGAGGATACATTACAGAATATTTTGGATTTATATACACTGGATTTCTCTAAATATGCTTCTCCTGTAGATATACCACGCATTGATAGTTTGTGGAGTTCTTTACCTTCCCAACTAGCTAAAGAAAATAGGAAATTTATTTACCGTATTGTTAAAACGGGCGCTCGTGCCCGTGAATACGAAGATGCTTTGCTTTGGTTGGAAGAAGCCGGACTGATTTACCGTATTTTTAATGTGTCAAAGCCGGGACTTCCTTTGAGTGCCTATCAAGATTTGTCTGCGTTTAAGGTGTATGCCTGTGATTGTGGGTTGTTACGTCGTTTGGCGAAACTTTCTCCTGAAGTTATTCTTTCTGGAAATTATAGTTATACTGAATTTAAGGGTGCATTGACTGAAAATGCCATTTTACAATCTTTAGTGTCAGGCAATAATGATGTAATGCCCTATTATTGGAGTTCGGAGAATAGGGCGGAGGTTGATTTTGTCTTGCAGTTTCCTACGATGGTTGTTCCTGTAGAAGTAAAGTCGGACACGCGTATCAGTGGCAAAAGTCTTTCTGTTTACACTAATAAATTCAATCCTCCTTTTAGGATTCGTTTCTCGATGAATAATCTTAAAGAGAATGATGGATTGTTAAGCTGCCCTATCCCGTTGACAGACTGGCTATATAAAATAATCAATCTGATGACAACGGGAAAAAATAAGTGA